Proteins found in one Cyprinus carpio isolate SPL01 chromosome B10, ASM1834038v1, whole genome shotgun sequence genomic segment:
- the stoml2 gene encoding stomatin-like protein 2, mitochondrial, whose product MLRTVVYRAGSGLLKHSRQTVPALWGSRAQQRWASSLPMNTVVLFVPQQEAWVVERMGRFHRILEPGLNFLIPILDRVKYVQSLKEIVIDVPEQSAVSLDNVTLQIDGVLYLRILDPFKASYGVEDPEYAVTQLAQTTMRSELGKLTLDKVFRERESLNANMVHSINQASDDWGIRCLRYEIKDIHVPPRVKESMQMQVEAERKKRATVLESEGTREAAINVAEGRKQAQILASEGQKAEQINKAAGEANAVLAKAEAKAKAIRLLSEALTRQNGNAAASLTVAEQYVSAFSNLAKESNTILLPSNTGDISSMVTQAMAIYGSLSKTKSTADSVSVTAETNEPILEGNTVSETETGHK is encoded by the exons ATGCTGAGGACGGTGGTGTATCGGGCAGGGAGCGGCCTTTTAAAG CATTCACGGCAAACCGTGCCTGCACTGTGGGGGAGCCGAGCTCAGCAGCGATGGGCTTCCAGCCTCCCTATGAACACCGTGGTTCTGTTCGTACCCCAGCAGGAAGCTTGGGTAGTGGAGAGGATGGGCCGTTTCCACCGAATCCTGGAACCA GGTCTAAACTTCTTAATTCCCATCCTGGACCGAGTTAAATATGTTCAGAGCCTTAAAGAGATAGTGATAGATGTGCCAGAGCAGTCAGCAGTTAGCCTCG ACAATGTGACATTGCAGATAGATGGAGTTTTATATCTCCGGATACTCGACCCGTTTAAG GCCAGTTATGGAGTGGAGGACCCAGAATATGCCGTCACCCAGCTGGCGCAGACCACCATGAGATCAGAGCTGGGAAAACTGACTCTGGACAAAGTGTTTCGG GAAAGAGAGTCCCTGAATGCCAATATGGTCCACTCAATAAACCAGGCATCAGATGATTGGGGGATTCGATGTCTTCGATACGAGATCAAAGACATTCACGTTCCTCCGCGGGTAAAAGAGTCTATGCAAATGCAG GTGGAGGCCGAGCGGAAGAAGAGAGCCACTGTTCTGGAGTCAGAGGGGACGAGGGAGGCGGCCATCAATGTGGCCGAGGGGCGCAAACAGGCTCAGATTCTGGCGTCTGAGGGACAGAAGGCCGAACAGATTAACAAAGCTGCTG GTGAAGCGAATGCTGTTTTGGCTAAAGCTGAAGCAAAGGCCAAAGCTATCCGGCTGCTGTCCGAGGCGCTCACTCGGCAG AATGGAAACGCTGCAGCATCTTTAACTGTGGCCGAACAATACGTCTCTGCTTTCTCCAACCTGGCCAAGGAATCCAACACCATCTTACTGCCTTCCAACACAGGAGACATCAGCAGCATGGTCACTCAG GCCATGGCGATTTATGGGAGTTTATCGAAGACTAAGAGCACAGCAGACAGTGTCAGCGTGACCGCTGAGACTAATGAGCCGATTTTGGAAGGAAACACTGTTTCTGAAACCGAAACTGGACATAAATAA